One Polyangiaceae bacterium DNA segment encodes these proteins:
- the tig gene encoding trigger factor, translated as MSRPLMQVTVQKLSPVLVEFDVEVAADRVQSEFDKAFTSLARNARVRGFRPGKAPRKVLKNMFGARVAADVAQRLVDETFPQAVTAEKLQPVSNPDFEPKELLENKPFVYKARFEVVPEIESVTYDGLTAKRPKVEVKDEQVDERLEAIRLEHSTLEEPKEARGAKEGDVVTVDFAVSVAGKLVEDAGAKDFQVELGSGTLLEPIDTALRGKKTGETAQADVPMPDQHPHEKLRGKTATFDLTLTHLKERVLPALDDELAKDAGEFDTLADLKKSVRDEIEKGLKENAENAVAEQLVVALVEKNPIPVPPTLVERQMRITEQEVVAQARRQGQSVSGVGAELRDQIRQDSEIKVRAGLLMAEIAKKEGLKIGDPEIEEGLKELSEQTGKNVAKLRAEYSDPRRREMLVGMILENKVLDIIESKSKIEDE; from the coding sequence ATGTCTCGCCCCCTGATGCAGGTCACGGTTCAAAAGCTCAGTCCCGTGCTCGTGGAGTTCGACGTGGAGGTTGCTGCCGACCGCGTCCAGAGCGAGTTCGACAAGGCGTTCACATCTTTGGCGCGCAACGCGCGAGTGCGCGGCTTCCGGCCGGGCAAGGCCCCGCGCAAGGTGCTCAAGAACATGTTTGGCGCCCGTGTGGCGGCGGACGTCGCGCAACGACTGGTGGATGAGACCTTTCCCCAAGCCGTGACGGCGGAGAAGCTACAGCCGGTGAGCAACCCCGACTTCGAGCCCAAGGAGCTGCTCGAGAACAAGCCCTTCGTCTACAAGGCGCGTTTCGAGGTCGTGCCCGAAATCGAGTCCGTGACCTACGACGGGCTGACGGCGAAGCGCCCGAAGGTCGAGGTCAAGGATGAACAGGTGGACGAGCGCTTGGAGGCGATTCGGCTCGAGCACTCCACCTTGGAGGAGCCGAAGGAGGCGCGTGGGGCAAAGGAAGGCGACGTCGTCACCGTGGACTTCGCCGTCTCCGTTGCGGGCAAGCTCGTGGAGGACGCGGGCGCGAAGGACTTCCAGGTCGAGCTTGGCTCGGGAACGCTGCTCGAACCCATCGACACCGCGTTGCGCGGCAAGAAGACTGGCGAGACCGCCCAGGCCGACGTGCCGATGCCGGATCAGCACCCCCACGAGAAGCTGCGGGGGAAAACGGCCACCTTCGACCTGACCCTGACCCACTTGAAGGAGCGCGTGCTGCCCGCCCTCGACGACGAGCTGGCAAAAGACGCGGGGGAGTTCGACACCCTCGCCGACCTCAAGAAGAGCGTGCGGGACGAGATCGAGAAGGGGCTCAAGGAGAACGCTGAGAACGCCGTTGCAGAGCAGCTGGTGGTCGCCCTCGTCGAGAAGAACCCGATCCCCGTGCCCCCCACGCTGGTGGAGCGCCAGATGCGCATCACCGAGCAGGAGGTAGTGGCCCAGGCCCGTAGGCAGGGCCAGAGCGTGAGCGGAGTAGGGGCCGAGTTGCGCGACCAGATCCGCCAGGACAGCGAGATCAAGGTGCGGGCGGGCCTGCTGATGGCCGAGATCGCCAAAAAAGAGGGTCTGAAGATCGGCGATCCAGAAATCGAGGAAGGTTTGAAGGAACTATCCGAACAAACCGGCAAGAATGTAGCGAAGCTGCGGGCCGAGTACAGCGACCCACGTCGACGCGAGATGTTGGTGGGCATGATTTTGGAGAACAAGGTGCTCGACATCATCGAGTCCAAGTCCAAGATCGAAGACGAGTGA
- a CDS encoding ATP-dependent Clp protease proteolytic subunit, translating into MSKRPETREQAISVLERVAPSDIIYPHVVETTHRGERTWDIFSRLLKDRIVFLGSAVDDDVANIIIAQFLFLESEDPDKDIQLYINSPGGVVTAGLAIFDTMQYVRCPVSTICIGQAASMGALLLGAGHHGRRFALPHSRIMIHQPLGGARGQATDIEIQAREIRHAKDVVTDILVKSTGRDRADIVKDIERDFYMGPAQAKEYGLIDEVFEPKKKAD; encoded by the coding sequence ATGAGCAAACGACCCGAGACCCGCGAACAGGCCATTTCCGTGCTGGAACGGGTGGCGCCCTCCGACATCATCTACCCCCACGTGGTGGAGACGACCCACCGCGGTGAGCGCACCTGGGACATCTTCAGCCGGCTGCTGAAGGACCGCATCGTGTTCCTGGGCAGCGCGGTGGACGACGACGTCGCCAACATCATCATCGCGCAATTTCTCTTTCTGGAAAGCGAAGATCCAGACAAGGACATTCAGCTCTACATCAACTCTCCGGGCGGCGTGGTGACCGCCGGATTGGCCATTTTCGACACGATGCAGTACGTCCGCTGCCCGGTGAGCACTATCTGTATCGGCCAAGCGGCTAGCATGGGGGCGCTCCTGCTGGGGGCCGGCCATCACGGCCGGCGATTTGCGCTGCCACACTCCCGCATCATGATTCACCAGCCGCTGGGCGGTGCGCGGGGTCAGGCGACGGATATCGAAATCCAGGCCCGCGAGATTCGCCACGCGAAGGACGTGGTCACGGATATCCTGGTGAAGAGCACTGGCCGGGACCGAGCGGACATCGTCAAGGACATCGAGCGCGACTTCTACATGGGTCCCGCGCAGGCCAAGGAATACGGCCTGATCGACGAGGTCTTCGAGCCGAAGAAGAAGGCCGACTGA